A single region of the Zygotorulaspora mrakii chromosome 4, complete sequence genome encodes:
- the YJU2 gene encoding mRNA splicing protein YJU2 (similar to Saccharomyces cerevisiae YJU2 (YKL095W); ancestral locus Anc_2.486) codes for MSERKSINKYYPPDYNPLAAENAVQKAAKKLKSKNRDSITIRLMTPFSMRCLKCSEYIAKSRKFNGKKELAKERYLDTIKIYRFSIKCPRCNNVICFRTDPKSADYVMELGGKRNYEPATAATGADKIESVKETLERLVDAQKRAEIGNDADDKMEVLEKRLMKLEREREADEELELVKRLNDVRRANESKLAHQEDEVPTDDADADLDQLAEAAFAKRRSAPQPHTTAPSHQRVAKIAGLTKKKKKNPLGVTIKKR; via the coding sequence ATGTCTGAAAGGAAATCCATCAACAAGTACTACCCACCGGACTACAACCCACTGGCAGCCGAAAATGCGGTCCAGAAGGCCGCGAAGAAACTCAAAAGCAAGAACAGGGACTCGATCACCATTCGACTAATGACACCGTTCAGCATGCGCTGTCTGAAATGCTCAGAGTACATTGCAAAAAGCCGGAAGTTCAACGGCAAGAAAGAGCTGGCGAAGGAGAGATACCTTGACACCATCAAGATCTACAGGTTTTCCATCAAGTGCCCGAGATGCAACAACGTGATCTGTTTCAGGACCGATCCGAAGAGCGCCGACTACGTGATGGAACTGGGCGGCAAGAGAAACTACGAACCAGCTACCGCCGCGACGGGGGCCGATAAGATCGAAAGCGTCAAGGAAACGCTGGAGAGACTCGTCGACGCACAGAAACGGGCAGAAATCGGCAACGACGCAGACGACAAAATGGAGGTCCTGGAGAAAAGACTGATGAAGCTGGAAAGGGAACGAGAAGCAGACGAAGAGCTCGAGCTTGTCAAACGCCTCAACGACGTGAGAAGAGCCAACGAGTCGAAGCTAGCGCACCAGGAGGACGAGGTGCCGACAGACGACGCAGACGCGGACCTGGATCAGCTGGCTGAAGCAGCATTCGCTAAACGCAGGTCCGCGCCACAACCACACACCACGGCCCCGTCCCACCAGCGCGTCGCCAAGATAGCTGGCCTCaccaagaagaagaagaagaaccCACTCGGAGTGACAATCAAAAAACGTTGA
- the CUE2 gene encoding Cue2p (similar to Saccharomyces cerevisiae CUE2 (YKL090W); ancestral locus Anc_2.494), with product MDGIINNNFNTEGQINEYEEKIAELCDIFPDKSQTEIQKAFLSSNKNLPATCELLLTGHETLLKESDVAGVDPQVNRKQEFTPVDELGAMFPNIDRKAITTALQSNKNSLDDTIGDLLNFDILSVEQGNEQKRLESQIKKGNRYRDVDKNDWKLTSNYLEIVQQYTNVDNDTAMKSYYNNFMNMGKTIINIIWTAENDHNARQKNDSKILTRKPTTGGRVQSAYGYAHEATNSFTALEKKRYLNGNDKSMQSSPYVYNPNTEETKKVSEILTENPIVKCISRDFLKKALKFYNGDMKRTLSVILFIIDLNASKDTYCRVNASKDCAGYKHHTASSYPKAFKQKTPSAGTIALRCSDFQSEEHYKIGCEMIETILIAPRLDFHGFIPEDAIQILKICLKKWWNHELLERELKAQKLSISKAFNVSAVEVVTGRGIHSVGGVSVLRKRVKMFLDRENYLYWEEPSYFIVTGKKPVK from the coding sequence ATGGATGGtataataaataataatttcAATACTGAAGGTCAAATAAACGAGTacgaagaaaaaatagcTGAATTATGCGATATTTTTCCTGATAAGAGTCAAACAGAAATACAAAAGGCATTCCTGTCAAGCAACAAAAATCTACCAGCAACATGTGAGCTATTGCTGACGGGACATGAAACACTTCTCAAAGAATCCGATGTGGCGGGAGTCGATCCTCAAGTAAATAGGAAACAGGAATTTACACCGGTTGATGAACTAGGTGCCATGTTTCCTAACATTGACCGCAAAGCAATTACGACTGCTTTGCAGTCTAATAAAAACTCCTTAGATGATACTATTGGGGATTTACTCAATTTTGATATCCTGTCTGTCGAGCAAGGTAACGAACAGAAAAGGCTGGAAAGCCAAATCAAGAAAGGGAATAGATATCGTGACGTAGACAAAAACGATTGGAAACTAACATCAAATTATCTGGAAATAGTACAGCAGTATACCAATGTCGATAATGATACCGCAATGAAGTCCTACTATAACAATTTCATGAACATGGGcaaaacaataataaatataatTTGGACTGCCGAAAATGATCACAATGCCAGacagaaaaatgatagcAAAATTTTGACCAGGAAACCAACTACTGGTGGCAGAGTGCAATCAGCGTATGGATATGCTCACGAAGCGACTAATTCATTTACTGCTCTTGAGAAAAAGAGGTACCTCAATGGAAACGATAAATCAATGCAAAGTTCACCTTATGTATACAATCCAAACACTGAAGAGACAAAAAAGGTCAGTGAAATACTCACGGAAAATCCGATTGTGAAATGCATAAGTAGGgatttcttgaagaaagCTCTCAAGTTTTATAATGGAGACATGAAAAGAACCCTTTCCGTTATATTATTCATTATTGACCTGAATGCTTCAAAAGACACCTATTGCAGAGTGAACGCTTCAAAGGATTGCGCTGGGTATAAGCATCATACGGCAAGCAGCTACCCTAAGGCCTTTAAACAAAAGACCCCTTCTGCTGGCACTATTGCCTTGCGATGCAGCGATTTCCAGAGTGAAGAGCATTATAAAATAGGATGCGAAATGATTGAAACAATCCTTATTGCACCTAGGTTAGATTTTCATGGGTTTATACCGGAAGATGCTATTCAGATCCTCAAAATCTGTCTGAAGAAATGGTGGAATCATGAATTATTGGAGAGAGAGCTCAAGGCACAGAAATTATCTATATCCAAGGCATTTAATGTATCTGCAGTAGAAGTAGTCACAGGGCGAGGAATCCACAGCGTGGGAGGCGTTTCTGTCTTGAGGAAAAGAGTCAAAATGTTTTTAGATCGGGAGAATTACCTCTATTGGGAAGAGCCTTCGTATTTCATTGTCACCGGTAAAAAACCAGTGAAGTAG
- the MIF2 gene encoding Mif2p (similar to Saccharomyces cerevisiae MIF2 (YKL089W); ancestral locus Anc_2.495), which translates to MDYMLLGVQSRKTGLNVKENIKKDEYSMENIDDFFKDDDTSLINSKGNNRRSSLLSSLTKNNVLSHTEHQSPILKGLQSSNFDSSRRSTEQFHGQNSSIIQNHLSIVEEDLLPVDNSQYEEIVKDAHLTPKDSKIRRDTTIDRGSIRLTPEKPLNDYLYNDVPDLVDDDDEDTRDFTSLNTSENALLEDELDDDFVLESEEDRDYVEGESILNEEENSNDDDDDERDDESSNDSNDTDNGDEISSQSLSHPKYTYGDAKLSTEIYDSDEESIREQAREVIDTETEGRANGLRRSRRVKVAPLEYWRNEKVVYKRKSGKPVLDIDKIITYDQNDDDEEEELGRGKKKRKKSVRTRPYNYIPTGKPRGRPRKNKLPDGDAFDPNTELLDDINSGKVETAEWLKHGILEASVNNANDKVSKEIVAFAPNLAQSEQIKETDEERFSLEVMFDKYKENFASGMLKLPVRGNKKVSDSHRTFITFYIIEGVLEVTLAGNVFLITKGSSIQIPAFNQYSFRNKGNNEAKMFFVQVTLSEAESKVFMNEKEMEKQDHSLSPRGIDKASEESESEGSLSSMSISEI; encoded by the coding sequence ATGGATTACATGCTGTTAGGAGTGCAGTCAAGAAAGACTGGTTTAAAtgtgaaagaaaatatcaagaaagatGAGTATAGTATGGAGaatattgatgatttcttcaaggaTGATGATACCAGCCtaataaattcaaaaggaaaCAACAGAAGGTCATCTTTACTCTCATCTCTCACTAAAAATAACGTTTTATCTCATACGGAACATCAATCTCCCATACTGAAAGGACTTCAAAGTAGCAATTTTGACTCGTCACGCCGTTCTACCGAGCAGTTTCATGGGCAGAATTCTTCCATAATACAGAATCATCTTAGTATAGTCGAAGAAGATCTGTTACCAGTCGATAACTCCCAGTATGAGGAGATTGTCAAAGATGCTCATCTCACACCgaaagattcaaagattAGACGCGACACAACTATCGATAGAGGTTCCATAAGGCTCACTCCAGAAAAGCCGCTCAATGACTATCTCTATAATGATGTGCCAGACCTagttgatgatgatgacgaagatACGAGAGATTTCACTTCGTTGAATACATCTGAAAATGCCCTATTGGAGGATGAATTGGACGATGACTTCGTCCTAGAAAGTGAGGAAGATAGGGATTATGTAGAAGGGGAGTCTATACTGaatgaggaagaaaatagtaatgatgatgatgacgacgaGAGAGATGATGAGAGTAGTAACGACTCAAATGACACTGATAATGGGGATGAAATATCAAGCCAATCCTTAAGTCATCCGAAATACACATATGGTGATGCTAAATTGTCTACAGAAATTTACGATTCTGATGAAGAGTCCATACGAGAGCAGGCGCGTGAAGTCATCGATACCGAAACGGAGGGTAGAGCGAATGGATTGAGGCGATCACGAAGAGTAAAAGTAGCTCCTTTAGAGTATTGGAGAAATGAGAAAGTCgtatataaaagaaaatcagGAAAACCGGTACTGgatattgataaaattaTTACTTATGATCAGAATGATGacgacgaagaagaagaattagGAAGagggaagaagaaaaggaaaaaatcCGTCAGAACGAGACCTTACAATTACATTCCCACAGGCAAGCCGCGAGGTCGACCCAGAAAAAATAAGCTCCCTGATGGCGATGCTTTTGACCCGAATACTGAATTGTTGGATGATATCAATTCAGGCAAGGTAGAGACTGCAGAGTGGCTCAAGCACGGTATATTGGAGGCTAGCGTTAATAATGCCAATGATAAGGTCTCAAAAGAAATCGTGGCATTTGCTCCAAACCTAGCTCAGTCAGAGCAGATAAAGGAAACGGATGAAGAACGTTTTTCATTAGAAGTAATGTTTGAcaaatacaaagaaaactttgCTAGCGGAATGCTCAAACTGCCTGTACGAGGTAATAAAAAAGTAAGTGACTCTCACCGCACCTTTATTACCTTTTATATCATTGAGGGCGTCCTCGAAGTAACACTAGCGGGAAATGTCTTCTTAATCACGAAAGGGTCCTCAATTCAAATACCAGCATTCAATCAGTATAGTTTCCGTAATAAGGGCAATAATGAGGCTAAGATGTTCTTCGTCCAAGTCACACTTTCAGAAGCTGAAAGTAAGGTTTTtatgaatgaaaaggaaatggaaaaacaaGACCATTCGCTCTCGCCAAGAGGAATCGACAAGGCTTCAGAAGAGTCAGAAAGTGAGGGCTCCCTGAGTAGTATGAGCATTTCAGAGATTTAG
- the STE20 gene encoding mitogen-activated protein kinase kinase kinase kinase STE20 (similar to Saccharomyces cerevisiae STE20 (YHL007C); ancestral locus Anc_2.496): MSDENKYDSFRERDCGTLKQGDDANRPEQIIKKDGSSTEVATGESDACIELANGLDGNPGAEKASHTKDASTKPSLSTHDEVENNEQNTFELPRAPGTLNVNALNGHSEEDDRTRDLCEYRSMDPKKSPIDTPKDTTETAISASLDEPIQFTRVSSSSALSGISSYENEEHSIKNSEQTNNPAIKNEGMDSRTFTKSGEEEIEGQSADDRPPTSSDLKSSAYNGMRDFSSVGDQTNSTIRASESDQHVNGTLIASTTSESIFELSSEQANTSSNKIPLLPVNNLDTKQRTSSKTNTPVTTPKIPQQNASAPIVGPTQTSVAKSSPFKAFTSKSAVRSPRNISPPSSSPVIQPQSRNESSKRKSSGSSRMKGVFSSFVQNIKRNSQGEKNKTPNGVKISTPYNAKHLHHVGIDIKTGEYTGLPEEWERLLTSSGITKKEQQQNMQAVVDIVKFYQDVTEASGEDKVFKTYNVGNAGYSIHNTPSFRTGSGSFVNKFYTPSGSSTPDLSRQTPNLAQSSSIPSPQVNAYRTPPNPPSPPSSLGGPDSTEKISNEKFIPSRPAPKPPVQRSKTSTSAAHASKTTSSSITVPKDTSGSSLSLASRQASIKREEQPLPPIPQTCTQENSSDINNETQDLKNVTSADKTNGHSNVLSRDASRKANVALAEKKAEERERKTKQLYAKLSQICTDGDPSKIYLNLTKIGQGASGGVYTAYEVGTNASVAIKQMNLEKQPKKELIINEILVMKGSKHRNIVNFIDSYLLRGDLWVVMEYMEGGSLTDVVTHCILTEGQIGAVCRETLAGLKFLHSKGVIHRDIKSDNILLSMEGEIKLTDFGFCAQINEVNLKRTTMVGTPYWMAPEVVSRKEYGPKVDIWSLGIMIIEMIEGEPPYLNETPLRALYLIATNGTPQLKEPDNLSQELKKFLSWCLNIDPDERASATELLHDQFISEYADKNESLAPLVKLARMKKIAEKMEDDEADA, from the coding sequence ATGAGTGACGAGAACAAGTATGACAGTTTTAGGGAACGGGATTGTGGCACACTAAAACAGGGTGATGACGCCAATCGACCGGAacaaataataaagaaaGATGGATCATCTACAGAAGTAGCTACTGGTGAATCCGACGCATGTATTGAGCTCGCGAACGGGCTTGATGGCAATCCTGGAGCCGAAAAGGCTAGTCATACTAAGGACGCTTCCACAAAACCATCACTAAGTACCCATGACGAGGTGGAAAATAACGAACAGAACACGTTCGAGCTACCAAGAGCACCAGGTACATTGAATGTCAACGCCCTGAATGGTCATTCCGAGGAGGATGACCGCACGCGCGATTTGTGCGAATATAGGTCAATGGACCCAAAGAAATCGCCCATTGACACACCCAAGGACACAACAGAAACAGCAATTTCTGCTTCATTAGACGAGCCAATACAGTTTACGCGAGTTTCATCCTCGTCTGCACTGAGTGGAATTTCCTCTTACGAAAATGAAGAACACTCGATCAAAAATTCGGAGCAGACCAACAATCCGgcaataaaaaatgaaggcaTGGATAGCAGAACATTTACCAAATCCGGCgaagaagagattgagGGTCAGAGTGCAGATGATAGACCTCCTACAAGCTCGGATCTCAAGAGCTCGGCGTACAATGGAATGAGGGACTTCTCTTCAGTGGGTGATCAAACAAATTCAACTATCAGAGCTTCCGAATCAGACCAACATGTAAACGGAACATTAATAGCTTCGACTACCAGTGAAAGTATTTTTGAACTATCCTCAGAACAGGCCAATACAAGTAGCAATAAGATCCCATTACTCCCCGTGAATAATTTAGATACGAAGCAACGAACCAGTTCGAAGACCAATACGCCCGTGACGACACCGAAAATCCCACAGCAAAATGCATCTGCGCCCATAGTAGGCCCTACACAAACTAGTGTTGCGAAAAGCTCGCCATTTAAAGCATTTACCAGTAAATCGGCTGTAAGGAGTCCTAGAAATATTTCTCCTCCATCATCTTCACCTGTTATTCAACCGCAAAGCAGAAATGAGTCcagtaaaagaaaaagtagcGGAAGCAGCAGGATGAAGGGTGTTTTCTCATCatttgttcaaaatatcaaacgAAATTCGCAAGGagagaaaaacaaaaccCCTAACGGAGTCAAGATATCAACTCCCTATAACGCCAAACACCTTCACCATGTTGGAATAGATATCAAAACTGGTGAATACACGGGTTTACCCGAAGAATGGGAAAGATTGTTGACATCGAGCGGTATAACAAAAAAGGAGCAACAACAGAATATGCAAGCTGTTGTCGATATTGtaaaattttatcaagatgTGACAGAGGCAAGCGGAGAAGATAAAGTCTTCAAAACCTACAATGTTGGAAACGCTGGCTATAGTATTCATAACACACCCTCATTTAGAACGGGTTCAGGTAGTTTTGTAAACAAATTTTACACTCCCAGTGGCTCGTCGACGCCTGATCTTAGTCGGCAAACACCAAATTTGGCTCAAAGCTCCTCAATTCCTTCACCGCAAGTGAATGCTTACAGAACTCCACCAAACCCACCTTCTCCACCGTCTTCTCTAGGTGGGCCTGATTCGACAGAAAAGATTTCGAATGAAAAGTTTATACCCAGTAGGCCGGCCCCAAAACCACCCGTTCAAAGATCGAAGACGTCAACGTCAGCAGCGCATGCTTCCAAGACCACATCGTCCTCGATAACCGTTCCTAAAGACACTTCCGGCTCTTCACTTTCACTCGCATCTCGCCAAGCAAGTATCAAAAGAGAGGAACAACCGCTGCCTCCAATACCTCAAACATGTACTCAAGAAAATAGCAGTGATATAAATAATGAGACTCAAGACCTGAAAAATGTTACTTCTGCTGATAAAACGAACGGACATTCCAACGTATTGTCACGGGATGCTTCACGAAAAGCCAATGTTGCTCTAGCTGAGAAGAAAgcagaagaaagagaaagaaaaacgaAACAACTATATGCTAAACTTTCACAAATATGCACTGATGGAGACCCAAGTAAAATATACTTGAACTTAACCAAGATTGGGCAAGGTGCATCAGGTGGTGTATATACTGCCTATGAAGTTGGCACGAATGCATCTGTAGCAATTAAGCAAATGAATCTAGAAAAGCAACcgaaaaaagaattaatTATTAACGAAATCTTGGTTATGAAAGGAAGTAAGCACAGAAATATTGTaaatttcattgattcATATCTCTTAAGAGGAGACCTGTGGGTGGTGATGGAATACATGGAAGGTGGATCGTTGACCGATGTTGTAACCCATTGTATTCTAACAGAGGGACAAATCGGAGCTGTATGTCGCGAAACATTAGCTGGACTTAAGTTCTTACATTCTAAAGGTGTTATTCATAGAGATATAAAATCTGACAATATTCTTCTATCAATGGAAGGTGAAATCAAGCTCACtgattttggattttgtgCCCAGATAAATGAAGTAAACCTCAAAAGAACGACTATGGTAGGAACACCCTACTGGATGGCTCCAGAAGTTGTTTCTAGAAAAGAATATGGACCAAAAGTCGATATATGGTCATTGGGAATTATGATTATAGAGATGATTGAAGGAGAACCCCCTTACTTGAATGAAACACCTCTCAGAGCCCTATATCTGATTGCAACCAATGGAACACCACAACTGAAAGAACCTGATAATCTCAGCCAGgagttgaaaaagtttcTTTCTTGGTGTTTAAATATTGATCCCGATGAAAGAGCAAGCGCCACTGAACTTTTGCATGACCAATTTATTTCCGAGTATGCTGATAAAAACGAATCTCTTGCGCCATTGGTTAAACTTGCCCGCATGAAAAAGATAGCTGAAAAGATGGAAGATGATGAGGCTGATGCATAG